Within Leishmania infantum JPCM5 genome chromosome 35, the genomic segment GAGATCCTCGAcgcgacagagagaaaacgaTTGAGGAATGAGTGCAAGCGCCGCATTAAGGAGCTCGCCGCGAGCGAGAAGAAGGAACGGGAGATCATCATGAAGGAGCGACGCGATGACATGGCGACGCTAGGACGGGAAAAACGTGCGGAGGCATTTGTGCTCCGCAATTTCGAGAGTCTCATCACGAAAAGGCCGAAGCGCGTGTAGCCTATTTAGGGAACATTTTCTTGTCAACGTGTTCATGCCACCACGAGCACGCCCACAaacgtacacacgcatacacaacCACAGCGCACATACCTCTGCTGTACCACGGCTACGTTCTGGTCCTCTAGGACGAAACCATCTGCCGCTGAATCGGGTCACGCGCCTAGCGGGCACTTCATGACCTTCATCGTTCTTTCCTCGGTTACGTGCTGTGCGATGGGCGCGAGATGGACCTGGTTGCATCGCACGCTCTGATCCAGGCGGGACGTGCTCagggtcctgctcgagggcagAAAGCGGTGGTGCCTGGCGTGCATGTAACAGGGTGTTGTCCAGGCGCATGCCGGATGGGCTCAAGGAAACAGTtggccagccgcaggccagggcccaCTGAGACCCCCTTGCACACTCTGCCCGTATGCCGTGCTTCGCCCTTTCAGTGGCTTCAAGCCGTGGCATCCCATAATCTGCTCCGGAGGCCCGTCACATTCGGGTCTGGAGGACTCGATGGTGCCAGTCTGGGGTGTTCTCGTCACGCCTCCGGCATCTGTGCCGCATCAGCCTACCCGGTCGGATGTAGGGCGTATGCCGCATGCTTCGCGCACATGCACTTTGGGGTTGATCGGCGCGGATCTCCTCGCGCCGTTTCCGTGCATCGCTCGTACTCCGCTGACCTCTGGATGCTTTGCTTGGATGCGAAACACCATGCTGGCTGTGCatggcagcgcgtgcgcacaatGATCGCACTAGTGGATCTTGGGGCCTGCTACgggggcggcgttgctgcctcgGTGGGCGTGGTTGGACGGCCTGCGCGCATGTGCCGTGACAGGTGGGACGCGCCGCCGTTAGTCTGTGGCAGCGGGAGCACCTCGCCTTCTCCGGAGCCCGCACGCCTTTGACGGGAGTGGGTGTTTCAATATTTGTCGAATAATCAAAACGATGCGTAGTGAGCGGGCACAGACGTGATCGTGGCCGCGAGTCTCTTCAGCACGGTGCCGGCTCAGACCTGTGTGCCGACACCAAGAgtccgccagcggcgccgtggacCAGGCTGCAGGCTCCTGACTTCCCCACAAAGAGTGGGCACTcgaccctgagatgccacgcactgaggcTGCCGGCATCATGTGGGCTATTTAGAGATTGAGcacggaaaaaaaagtgcGCACGCAGTTTTCTGCGTAAGCATCGTTGGTGAAGTGTGTGATAGTGGTACATAGGATACTGTGACTGAGGGAGGTAATCTTGTCTGTGTGGGCCAGATTTGAAGATGACCCTGGGGAAGGCggagaggtgggggaggggagtaTGAGTACACGCGTGCGTATAACACGCGTGCACTCCTCGGACTCCTTTTCTCCGCGGATCTGCGTGGCGTGTCCGCACTGTTGTTGCGTCACTCTTTTTTGCTGGCGAAGAGAAGAAACCGACAGCAACTTGCAAACGCATTTGCGAACATAGTTCAATATACCAATGCCGTACAGCTGCTCTTAGTTTGTCCCCCATCACCCCCGATAATGAGACGCGAGCCTTAGTTCTTGTCCACtgccttctctccttttgtTCCCTCCGTGAAAgctgcatgtgtgtgcatggaTGTTTGCGTTGTGAATCTGCTCTTTTCCCATCTTCTCTGTTTGTCTAGCGTCCTCTCGTCCTCCTGCCTCTCTTAGTGGCTGCCGTGTAACCTTTTCGTGTGCAGGAGTCGGTGATGTggatggtgtgtgtgtgtgtgtgcttttttttttgctgttgcaTGTCGTTTCACTTCGTCACTCTTCTTGCTCCAACCCTCTTTTTGACTCCTCACGGTcttgcctcctcttcctcctcctttccctgCTTGCCTGTCTCCTTGAACCCCCCGCTCGTTAGTGCTgtgcccttttttttccctccCAAGGCGCAtttcccctcttccctccgtGATTCGTCGATGTCCGCGCGCGTCTCTGATGTTGAATAGACGAAGGGTACACGACAGACTTCATGACACTTTATCGATTTCCTTTTCGTTAAAGCCAAGTGCATGTTGCCCCTTCTTCCGCCTTCGTGCGcgtctttttttctccaTGGTGCCCTTCCGCATTTACTACTTTTCTCACCCCCGTTGTACTTTACTTTCATCGGTGTCGTTTGCGTGTGCACTCTCTTCGCCTGCTAACCACTCTttcctgtgtgcgtgcgtgtggttctctctccttcgttTGCCTTTGAGTTACTCAGCGTTGCTCTCGTTGCGTGATCTCGCTTTCTCACAGCTGTTCTCTCTTGTTGGCTCGACTCCACACGGTGACACATGACGTATTTGTTTAAATATGCGAAGtatggcggtggtgtggctATTGTCTTGTTAGCCGGATGGCCGGCAGGACTTTCGTGCGAGCCATTCGGGGAACAGCACTACACAACTCCCGCGCATGTGcgtctcctccctctgcgcAACCCCTCGAACTCACGCTCGTCGGCTTCACCTGGAACGCcattcgccgccgcctcttcagCTGTGATTGTCCCTGTGCACTGCTCACATGAtaccctcctcttctctgcctccttTTTCTCGCGTGTgccaccctctcccttcccccctaCAATAATATACACTTGcttgtgcacacacacacacacacacacacacacaaaagatTGCAGAGACCAGTGCTGCTTTGCTGGCTGTATCGCATCTCTactccctctttcctcacGCTGCAGTGCGCCCCTTTCTTGTGCGGAGGGCAACTCGATTTGCAAGCGCAGACACGCTCGCACTGCGGTTCATACACGAGACCATCCTCGCTTTCCCTAggatgcagcgctgccgtctctTAGCCGCCTCGTGGAAGACGAAGGTGGACCCCACGAACCCTCGGCGCATCGTACACCTGCCGAACCGGACCCCCTGCATGGTGACGCTGGAGGCTGGTACGAAGTACTACTGGTGTTCGTGTGGGCTGAGCAAGACGCAGCCCTTCTGCGACGGCGCCCACCGTGCGTACAATGAGGAGCACAAGACAGACCTGAAGCCGAAGGAGTTCACGGTGGACACCTCCAAGAAGTACTTATTGTGCCGCTGCAAGCACACGGACAACAGCCCGTTCTGCGACTTATCGCACGTCGGCGTGCTCTTCCGGACGATGGTTGGCATCGAGAAGATTCCGGGTGGCAAGTAGGGCAAAAGTGGGATGCACACGACAACAAGGGAGGGCGAAAGCGCGCACCAAACAGGCAGTAGCGCAGCAATGCGGAGCGAAGCACGGTTTCATTTCTCCACATTTTCTCTTCTTCACAGCATCGGGGCTGGCTGTGACTCGTTGCACTGCCGTTTTGCTCGCCACTTCCGTCGTTTCTCCGCCGTTTCTTTCCGTCGCACTGTATGCATCTCATACCCGCCTCACGCACTTCGTTTTgggctctctctccttggcCCTCTTTCGATTTTTGAATAAAAGATCCCTTCCCCATTCGTCACCTTTATCtgtccctccccctccctcgacacacacacacacacacacacacacgtgtacGAGTACACATACACGCTTCTtcagctttttttttcgcgggCGCCGATCTcccggcagcagtgcgctTGCGTTGAAGCACGGCATCAgcgagcgaggaggcagagagatGCAGAGAAAAGGCGAAGGGGAGGGGTTGCGGGGCAGAGGATCCCCGCTACTCAGCCCTATTTTCGTGGTTCAGGCTCCGTGAGCACACATAAATTGCTGAAgcatgtgcttgtgtgtgtgtgtacaaTTTGAGACACACGAAGTGATTAGTTCCCTTTCTTCGTCAGGTATCGCACTGCATTGCGCTCGCGTAGGTGTACAtatgtgtatctgtgtgcgcgtgctgacTACTCTCAACATGTGCGGTGCAGTTTCTTGGTCAGCTCCTGGCTTCCACTCTCTGCGCCGAGCTTGTCTGCTAGGAGTGCATGGCTCTCACGGGCGGCTGATGCTGCCCTGTTTCGATCAAAGGAGTGGCTGGCACCGGCCCGGGATGTGAGCTTTCTTGCTCTTCCAACCAtgctctttcttctctccaTGCCCTTCTTCTTGTCTTCACGCACGGCCATCGATCCTCACCATCACCGTCTAcgcacctcgccgccgaTAATGACTCCGGCTATGCCAATGCAGTAGTCAAGCTAGCGAAGGACGCGTCTTTGTCTTTTCTGCTGTTGTTCTTAGGGGACacgcaacacacacacacacacacacacacacagttcTCTAAGGACTCGACCAGTGATGTCGGTTAGCTTTTCCACcctggtgcagcgcgcccGTCCGGCGTCGAACCACGCGACTTCGGCTGCGTTCCGCGAAGTCCTCAGCAAGATCCCGCCCACCAATGTGTCGACGCTCGGCAACGGCGTGCGCGTTGCGTGCGAGGAGAACCCGCTTTCTAAGCTCGCGACCGTCGGCGTGTGGATGGACGCCGGGTCCCGCTACGAGCCGATTGCCTACGCCGGCACGGCCCGCGTGCTGGAGAAGTGCGGCTTCCTTGGCACGACGAACCAGTCACGCGAGCAGATCGCGAAGGCTGTCGAGGAGCTtggcggccagctggaggtgAGCGTGGGCCGTGAGCAGACCTACCTGTACATGAAGGTCACCAAGGAGAACACTGACCGTGCTATCGGTCTGCTGGCTGACGTGGTGCGCAACGCTCGCATGGAGGATGCCGACATCGTGAAGGCACGCGCCATGGTGCACCAGGATCAGCACCTGTTCGAGGAGCGCCCCGACGATCTGGTCATGGACAACTTGCACCGCTGCGCTTTCGACAGCACCCCGTACGGTGTGGGTACTCCGCTCTACGGTACGGAGGAAGGCGTAAAGAAGGTGACGGCCGAGCAGATGCGCAACTACCGCGCCAGCACCCTCGCCGGCAaccgcgtcgtcgttgttggcagcggtggcgtcgaCCACACCGTCCTGGAGAAGGCCGCCAAGAGCTACTTTGGTGACCTCCCCAGGGCTCCTGAGAAGGCCGCCACCGTGATTCCAGAGTCCCGCTACGTCGGTGGTGAGTACCGCCTGTGGAACCTGCGCTACAAAACGGTGAACGTGGCCTGGGGCTTCGAGacctgcggcgccgcgtgtGAGGACAACGTCCCGCTCGCCCTCGCGTGCGAGATTCCGGGCTCCTTCCACCGTTCCCAGCACGAGCTCGGCCAGCACGCCATGCATCGCGTGCTGAAGACCTTCTCCTCGCTCGACCACTCCACCCCGACCAACACTCACTTCAACGAGAAGTCCATCGAGACCGCGAACCCGTTCCTACACAGCTACAAGGACGTCGGCCTGTGCGGCATGTATGTGGTGGGCCGCCAGGCGATGGGTGGCCCGGGCGACGGTGGTGTGAttgtggaggtgctgcagtacACGATCGCCGAGTGGTGCCGTATTGCGCAGAAGATGCTGCACGACAACGAGCTCGCGCAGGCGAAGGTGAACAtgaaggcgcagctgcttttCAACATGGACGGTAGCGCCAACTCCGCCAAGGATATTGGTCGCCAGGTGCTGCACTACGGTCGCCGCGTGCCGCTGACGGAGATGTACGACCGCATCGACGACACCACCGCTAGCAACGTCCAGGAGGTTCTCCAGCACTACTTCTACGGCCGCAAGCCCGTGTACAGCTATCTCGGCTACATCTCGTCCATTCCCAACTACGATTGGACGCAGCACTGGTCGTACAAGTACTGGTATTAGAGCGTGGCGACTGGATGCCATTGAGAGGGCGAAAAGgatgagggggggggaggggcatgCAGAGAAAGGGGTACGGCTCGATTACAGGCGGAAGGGTGTCTGTGTGGAAGAGCGCCAATGCcacgcgcatacgcacgGCGCACAGTACAAGTTACGGCACTCGATTCGCGCAGAGGCTAACCGTCTCTCTGCTCTGCATTTTTCTGTTCCGCGTTGCCGCACTTCATGGCCCGCCCCCTGTTATGCGCTGACCTCTttcgcgtctgtgtgtcttcccttctctctggGTTTCTCTAAGGTTGTAGGAGCACATACACCTTCCCATGGACACACGCTCACACTCACGCATAcccgtgtgcgcgcctctgtgtgtgtgtgtgtatgcgtgcgtgcacggaTCGTCTGTCGGAGCTGGCGTCTCATGTTTGACTGATGAAAGGGGAAAAATTCGAGGacagggagagaaagggatgGACGAGGTGACGCAAGCGACGAAGCAAAGAGACGTGcacatatatgtgtgtgtgtgccactgCCTTGATATGTCGTTATTCCCCTTGCAGGGTTGCTTTCTGTGATCTTTCTGTTCTCCTtatttgtttttcccgcTTGTTTCTTGATAGTTCTTAACTACTTAGGAGGGTGTGTGTATGATGCGTGTCTGATGCGTGTATGATTCCCGCCGCTGATACGCAACTGCACAAACGCCCAAACCggtacacgcgcgcgcatacacacacaaatatGCAAACACGATACTGTAGCAGTTTTAGTCTATGTTGGTTTTCTGTCTCTGATTCTTCTTTTGTCATCTCCGCCAGATCATCTGTAGGACACCCCACATGCGCATCatgaagaggaagaggcacacgcacatcttTGTTCCTTATCTCAGCAACTGTTACTAAGAAAGGCAAACCGACGGGCTtaaaacaacagcaacaaaaagagaagggagacacacacacacacacactcagacACTGGTGGGCACCGGAGCAACTCGTGGAGAAGAGAAGGCCAGCCGAGGAAGGGACCGGCGCCTGACCTGCGCATCGGCGGTgacggggaggggcggagagggagaagttTGCCGcatacacagagacagagactTTGTGCGGACGTCTTCGCtgctcccctcttccttccgCAACTTACCCTTCGGCACGCCCTCTTTTCCCGTCATTTCTCCTCCCCAGGTACGACCCTGCACTGTAGCAGCTGCAAGGACTGCACAGCAACCTAGCGTTGGAAGGGAAAAAGTGCCGCTTACCTTTTTGCGCGAAGAACCGGGCAGCCCCTAGTGCGGCCGGGATAgtcatgtgtgcgcgtcttcaCGCTGTTCCTTCTTGCTCTCCTAGTCGCTCTGCCCGAGAGGCGAAGCGAACACGGCAGATACGCGAATGCTTCAATCCCTCTCACGGCGCATTACCATTGCAAattaaaaaaaaacatgCAAATCGTTACCGTCCCTCTTTTCCCCTTTGCTTGTCTTGCGGCGACTCGCGTCATCGCATGCACACCATGTGCGTCCATACGCGCATTCACATGTTACCACAAACCTGCGGGGTACACCAACAACCACGTGTAGCGGAATCCTGAGTCATTATCTAGACCCTCTCTTCGTTTCACATCTCCATCTTCCCGCTCTTCCGCGTCGTTCGCAGACCCGCCCACTTCTCCGTCCGTTGCCTCATTGGcctttgtgtgcgcgtgtgggcgaGTGCGCTGTAGCTCGGTCGTTCACTCCGTTCGtttggcgtgcgtgtgtctttgATTAGGTCGTGAGCGTGCACGCATCTCTttgccccctctccttccttcttATTTCCCTGTTGCGTGCCggtctctttttttttgctgttgttgctgttgttgttgttgtgtgtgtgtgtgtttgcctcTTTcttgacacacacacacaca encodes:
- a CDS encoding metallo-peptidase, Clan ME, Family M16 translates to MSVSFSTLVQRARPASNHATSAAFREVLSKIPPTNVSTLGNGVRVACEENPLSKLATVGVWMDAGSRYEPIAYAGTARVLEKCGFLGTTNQSREQIAKAVEELGGQLEVSVGREQTYLYMKVTKENTDRAIGLLADVVRNARMEDADIVKARAMVHQDQHLFEERPDDLVMDNLHRCAFDSTPYGVGTPLYGTEEGVKKVTAEQMRNYRASTLAGNRVVVVGSGGVDHTVLEKAAKSYFGDLPRAPEKAATVIPESRYVGGEYRLWNLRYKTVNVAWGFETCGAACEDNVPLALACEIPGSFHRSQHELGQHAMHRVLKTFSSLDHSTPTNTHFNEKSIETANPFLHSYKDVGLCGMYVVGRQAMGGPGDGGVIVEVLQYTIAEWCRIAQKMLHDNELAQAKVNMKAQLLFNMDGSANSAKDIGRQVLHYGRRVPLTEMYDRIDDTTASNVQEVLQHYFYGRKPVYSYLGYISSIPNYDWTQHWSYKYWY